One window of the SAR324 cluster bacterium genome contains the following:
- a CDS encoding glutathione S-transferase N-terminal domain-containing protein, protein MEHPSNPLIFKRWPPKHPERIQLYSMGTPNGLKISIALEETEIPYELHLINIRTGDQHTEEFKSINPNSKIPVILDPHGPDGKMISIMESGAILIYLAEKSGKLMPLDGAGKTECLQWLFFQVGHLGPMFGQFGHFYKFAADQCKDPYPVERYRTESRRLLAILEKQLTGRDFLIRNEYTIADIATFSWVNTLKTHFDASEALGLSEFPRVFEWVDRCMSRPASERGRAIFS, encoded by the coding sequence ATGGAACACCCCTCCAATCCACTGATTTTCAAACGTTGGCCACCTAAACATCCTGAACGCATTCAGCTTTATTCCATGGGAACCCCCAATGGACTTAAAATTTCGATTGCACTGGAAGAAACAGAAATACCTTATGAACTGCATCTCATCAATATCCGAACTGGAGACCAGCACACCGAAGAATTCAAATCCATCAATCCAAACTCCAAGATTCCGGTGATTCTTGATCCGCATGGACCCGATGGCAAAATGATCAGTATCATGGAATCCGGCGCCATTCTGATTTATCTGGCTGAAAAATCCGGAAAGTTGATGCCGTTGGATGGCGCCGGCAAAACTGAATGTCTGCAATGGCTGTTTTTTCAGGTAGGACACCTCGGCCCCATGTTCGGGCAGTTCGGACACTTTTATAAATTTGCCGCAGACCAGTGCAAGGATCCTTATCCTGTGGAACGCTACCGGACTGAAAGCCGGAGATTGCTGGCTATTCTGGAAAAGCAACTGACTGGCAGGGATTTTTTAATCCGCAATGAATATACCATTGCGGACATTGCTACATTTTCGTGGGTCAATACCCTGAAAACACATTTCGACGCATCCGAAGCGTTGGGACTGTCAGAGTTTCCAAGGGTTTTTGAGTGGGTGGACCGTTGTATGTCAAGACCTGCTTCCGAACGGGGAAGAGCCATATTTTCCTGA
- a CDS encoding DUF4351 domain-containing protein: protein MPTMAQQWIDEGFEKGIEKGRVEGFRSLVEKQLRIKFREIPASYLTQLSTLSFLQLETLAERVLTAQSLEELFRF from the coding sequence ATGCCCACCATGGCCCAACAATGGATTGATGAAGGATTTGAAAAAGGCATTGAGAAAGGCCGGGTTGAAGGATTCCGTTCCCTGGTGGAAAAACAATTGCGGATCAAATTCCGTGAAATTCCCGCAAGCTACCTGACGCAACTGAGTACGTTGTCTTTCCTCCAACTGGAAACGCTGGCAGAGCGCGTTCTAACCGCTCAAAGTCTGGAAGAATTGTTCCGGTTCTGA
- a CDS encoding SpoIIE family protein phosphatase, which produces METFRERFAGPPPVAVKGILDLRDITLEHHNPVTLAGEWELYWGKWVDGQTDGLGRNILPDYYVSPEFWDSNPHNFLPTHGFGTYRLRVLLPQSFPYQHDHLEILTGLAISSARMRIYNAEGIPLSMEFNSGKISDNAINSEPKVFQQVLTVNPAPEIQIFWQISNYAHHQGGPYKLPILGTSSSMHQLIVTKSVLNSLVLGILLIMGLYHLGLFGLNNYDRGALWMGLTCLLTMIWSITGYHILELYFSDFDHFEFYPKIRVSSGMMVIFCLLRYIRTLFVKTEKVLNFLARFLEIDFLLLVCATWLMSMNSIHFRVLPQIFYVLVGLSLLWMLGTLIYVWLHHREKTAGILLWGFLIFFAAALHDISIDLHQLNRPFISQNGFVVFIFFQGLVLAINNRRIHRKAVKLADELVHRNEELVVLTEDYQLLNTELEERISLRTRDLSDKNNEMLHNLKLAGEVQGSIIQPVVNAEFVEHYLWFKPLEQISGDIYYSHHARNGDFFFFLGDASGHGISAAFLTILVEMLLEQMDEDVSLTMIANHINNNLFTHTPMDHFMSAILFRISPSGECRYINAGHPEMILIRSEDQQMIKLEATCLLMGVIADIPIHENKLQLSHGDRLLLFTDGLTDSVTGDGNRFRKYFMEVLQNSNDLELKHFFQNIKDSFKSYTQGTSPADDITLAMFEYGSNFRYPHT; this is translated from the coding sequence ATGGAAACATTCAGAGAAAGATTTGCGGGTCCACCGCCTGTCGCAGTCAAGGGCATTCTGGATCTGAGAGATATCACACTGGAACATCATAATCCTGTCACACTGGCAGGGGAGTGGGAATTGTACTGGGGTAAATGGGTTGACGGCCAGACAGATGGTTTGGGGCGAAACATACTACCAGATTATTACGTAAGTCCCGAATTCTGGGATTCCAATCCTCACAATTTCCTGCCCACACATGGTTTTGGTACCTACAGGCTTCGTGTTCTGCTTCCCCAATCCTTTCCATATCAGCATGATCATCTGGAAATCCTGACAGGCTTGGCGATCAGTTCTGCCCGAATGAGGATTTATAATGCGGAGGGTATTCCTCTTTCGATGGAGTTCAATTCTGGAAAAATCAGTGATAACGCGATAAATTCCGAACCGAAGGTCTTTCAGCAGGTGCTGACTGTGAATCCTGCGCCGGAAATACAGATTTTTTGGCAGATCAGTAATTATGCACATCATCAAGGTGGGCCATATAAACTTCCAATATTGGGAACAAGCTCATCCATGCATCAACTGATTGTTACCAAGTCTGTCCTCAACAGTTTGGTTTTGGGGATATTGCTGATTATGGGGCTGTATCATTTGGGATTGTTTGGATTGAACAATTATGACCGCGGTGCGTTATGGATGGGGCTGACGTGTTTATTAACCATGATCTGGTCAATAACGGGATACCATATTCTTGAACTCTATTTTTCTGATTTCGATCATTTCGAATTTTATCCAAAAATCAGAGTCTCCTCCGGAATGATGGTCATCTTCTGTTTGCTTAGGTATATTCGCACTCTTTTTGTTAAGACAGAAAAGGTCTTAAACTTTCTGGCCAGATTTCTGGAAATCGATTTTCTGTTACTGGTTTGTGCCACTTGGTTAATGAGCATGAACTCTATTCATTTCCGTGTGCTTCCCCAAATATTCTATGTGCTGGTGGGTTTGTCACTGCTTTGGATGTTGGGAACACTCATTTATGTATGGCTCCATCACCGGGAGAAGACCGCTGGAATCCTGCTTTGGGGATTTCTGATTTTCTTTGCCGCAGCATTGCATGATATCAGCATTGACCTCCACCAATTGAACAGACCTTTTATCAGTCAGAATGGTTTTGTGGTATTTATTTTTTTTCAGGGGTTGGTGTTGGCCATCAACAATCGGCGCATTCACCGCAAGGCCGTCAAATTGGCCGATGAACTTGTCCATCGCAATGAGGAATTAGTTGTTCTGACAGAAGACTACCAACTCTTGAACACCGAACTGGAAGAAAGAATCAGTCTCAGAACCAGAGATTTGTCGGATAAAAACAATGAGATGCTTCACAATTTAAAACTGGCTGGTGAAGTTCAGGGAAGCATCATTCAACCTGTGGTGAATGCAGAATTTGTAGAACATTACCTGTGGTTCAAACCGCTGGAACAGATTTCAGGTGATATTTATTATTCGCATCATGCTCGCAATGGGGACTTTTTCTTTTTCCTGGGGGATGCCAGCGGACATGGCATTTCAGCAGCATTTCTCACCATTCTGGTAGAGATGTTGCTTGAGCAAATGGATGAGGACGTCTCACTCACCATGATTGCCAATCATATCAACAATAATTTGTTCACTCATACACCAATGGACCATTTCATGTCGGCGATTCTGTTTAGAATCTCTCCGTCAGGAGAATGCCGTTATATCAATGCAGGTCATCCAGAAATGATACTGATACGTTCCGAAGATCAACAGATGATCAAACTGGAGGCAACGTGTTTATTGATGGGTGTAATCGCGGATATCCCCATACATGAAAACAAGTTACAACTATCTCATGGCGACCGTTTATTACTGTTCACAGATGGTTTGACCGACAGTGTGACTGGGGATGGAAACAGATTCAGGAAGTATTTTATGGAGGTACTCCAAAACTCAAATGACCTGGAATTGAAACATTTTTTTCAAAATATTAAGGATTCATTCAAGTCTTATACTCAAGGAACATCACCTGCGGATGACATCACATTGGCTATGTTTGAATATGGGAGTAATTTCAGATATCCCCATACATGA